One stretch of Archangium lipolyticum DNA includes these proteins:
- a CDS encoding acyl-CoA dehydrogenase family protein, which yields MPNPFTEEHEAFRKTVRAFVEKEMTPHALEWDRAGIFPRELFQKCGELGFLGINHDPKYGGSGLDYWYVTAFTEELTRSRNAGVNMALLVQSQMATPIINEIGTDEQKREFLAPALAGEKIAALGISEPGCGSDVASIQTTAKRDGDDYVINGSKMWITNGTRADFITLAVRTGGPGYGGVSLVTFPTDVKGFGVSKKLDKVGNLSSDTAILYFEDCRIPCRYVLGEENEGFYHVMTNFQGERLVGALCAVGGMERMIEDALEYGKERKAFGKPLLGFQVWRHKLVEHMAAIEAAKRLTYHAVEIFDRKENAVREISMAKLFAGDLAQKVAYDVQQFFGGMGYIEETHIARAWRDIRLISIGGGTSEVMKEILSKMSGF from the coding sequence ATGCCGAATCCGTTCACAGAGGAGCATGAGGCCTTCCGTAAGACGGTGCGCGCGTTCGTGGAGAAGGAGATGACGCCGCACGCGCTGGAGTGGGACCGGGCGGGCATCTTCCCCAGAGAGCTCTTCCAGAAGTGCGGCGAGCTGGGCTTCTTGGGAATCAACCATGATCCGAAGTACGGCGGGAGCGGACTGGACTACTGGTACGTGACGGCGTTCACGGAGGAGCTGACGCGGAGCCGGAACGCGGGCGTGAACATGGCGTTGCTGGTGCAGAGCCAGATGGCGACGCCGATCATCAACGAGATCGGCACGGACGAGCAGAAGAGGGAGTTCCTGGCGCCGGCGCTGGCGGGGGAGAAGATCGCCGCGTTGGGCATCAGCGAGCCGGGATGCGGCTCGGACGTGGCGAGCATCCAGACGACGGCGAAGCGGGACGGGGACGACTACGTCATCAACGGCTCGAAGATGTGGATCACCAACGGGACGCGAGCGGACTTCATCACGCTGGCGGTGCGGACGGGAGGGCCGGGGTACGGGGGAGTGTCGTTGGTGACGTTCCCGACGGACGTGAAGGGGTTCGGAGTGTCGAAGAAGCTCGACAAGGTGGGGAACCTGTCCTCGGACACGGCGATCCTCTACTTCGAGGACTGCCGGATTCCGTGTCGGTACGTGCTGGGGGAGGAGAACGAGGGCTTCTACCACGTCATGACGAACTTCCAGGGAGAGCGGCTGGTGGGGGCGCTCTGCGCGGTGGGTGGGATGGAGAGGATGATCGAGGACGCGCTGGAGTACGGGAAGGAGAGGAAGGCGTTCGGCAAGCCGCTGCTAGGATTCCAGGTGTGGCGCCACAAGCTGGTGGAGCACATGGCGGCGATCGAGGCGGCGAAGAGGCTGACGTACCACGCGGTGGAGATCTTCGACCGGAAGGAGAACGCGGTGCGAGAGATCTCCATGGCGAAGCTATTCGCGGGAGATCTGGCGCAGAAGGTGGCGTACGACGTGCAGCAGTTCTTCGGTGGGATGGGCTACATCGAGGAGACACACATCGCGAGGGCGTGGCGAGACATCCGGCTGATCAGCATTGGAGGAGGAACGTCGGAGGTGATGAAGGAGATCCTCTCGAAGATGTCTGGCTTCTAG